Proteins co-encoded in one Salvia splendens isolate huo1 chromosome 4, SspV2, whole genome shotgun sequence genomic window:
- the LOC121800157 gene encoding deoxyribodipyrimidine photo-lyase-like isoform X1 — translation MSSSIPPVQPGRIRILKQGSDRNSVGPVVYWMFRDQRLRDNWALIHAIHQANMLQVPLAIAFNLFHQFKGAKARHLGFMLRGLRKLHSDLLSTLEIPFFLFQGEAVDTIPDFLEESQASLLVTDFSPLREVRQWKEEICKRVTESVSIHEVDAHNVVPIWVASDKLEYAARTLRGKINKKLPEYLVDFPELTSPIKKWDSSGNSIEWEDLIVSIVRQGAEVPELEWCEPGEKAALEVLMGDKSGFLKARLKNYSSDRNNPLKPKALSGLSPYLHFGQISAQRCALEAEKVRKLYTKAVDVFLEELIVRRELADNFCFYQPHYDSLEGAWEWARKTLMDHASDKREHTYTREQLEKAQTADPLWNASQLEMVHYGKMHGFMRMYWAKKILEWTSGPEEALATSIYLNDKYQIDGRDPNGYVGCMWSICGVHDQGWRERAVFGKIRYMNYAGCKRKFDVEGYIAYIKRIVGECKKRKAEALLNSKAKQLHT, via the exons ATGTCTTCCTCGATACCGCCAGTCCAGCCTGGCAGGATCCGGATCCTGAAGCAAGGGTCCGACCGGAACTCGGTCGGGCCGGTGGTGTACTGGATGTTCCGGGATCAACGGCTGAGGGACAACTGGGCTCTGATCCACGCCATCCATCAAGCTAATATGCTGCAGGTGCCCCTCGCCATTGCTTTCAACCTCTTCCATCAGTTCAAGGGCGCCAAAGCTCGCCACTTAGGGTTTATGCTCAGAGGCCTCAGGAAACTGCATTCGGATCTCCTCTCCACACTCGAAATCCCTTTTTTCTTGTTCCAG GGAGAAGCTGTTGACACAATTCCAGATTTTCTGGAAGAATCCCAGGCTTCGCTTTTGGTAACAGACTTCTCACCGTTGAGGGAGGTTAGGCAGTGGAAAGAGGAAATCTGCAAGAGGGTAACTGAGTCAGTTTCTATTCATGAAGTTGACGCGCACAATGTGGTGCCTATTTGGGTGGCATCGGACAAATTGGAATACGCTGCCAGAACTCTAAGGGGCAAGATAAACAAAAAGCTTCCTGAATATCTAGTTGATTTCCCTGAACTCACGAGTCCAATAAAAAAATGGGATTCCTCGGGTAATTCAATTGAATGGGAGGACCTCATTGTTAGTATTGTAAG GCAAGGTGCAGAAGTTCCTGAACTTGAATGGTGTGAGCCAGGTGAAAAGGCAGCTCTCGAAGTACTTATGGGGGACAAGAGTGGATTTCTGAAAGCAAGATTGAAAAACTATTCTTCGGACAGAAATAATCCGCTGAAACCCAAAGCATTATCCGGCCTCTCTCCTTATTTGCATTTTGGGCAGATATCAGCTCAGAGATGTGCATTAGAGGCAGAAAAAGTACGGAAATTATACACCAAG GCAGTTGATGTGTTTCTGGAAGAATTAATTGTCCGCAGAGAACTTGCTGATAACTTCTGCTTCTACCAGCCACATTATGATTCTCTAGAAGGTGCTTGGGAGTGGGCTCGCAAGACTTTAATGGACCATGCCTCTGATAAACGAGAACACACATACAC GAGAGAGCAGTTGGAGAAAGCACAAACAGCTGATCCA CTTTGGAATGCTTCTCAGTTGGAAATGGTTCATTATGGAAAGATGCATGGTTTTATGAG GATGTATTGGGCAAAAAAGATTCTTGAATGGACTAGTGGACCAGAAGAAGCACTAGCAACATCAATATACTTGAATGATAAA TATCAAATAGACGGCAGGGATCCAAATGGATACGTCGGGTGCATGTGGTCAATATGTGGAGTGCATGATCAG GGGTGGCGAGAGCGAGCAGTTTTTGGAAAAATTCGGTACATGAACTATGCCGGTTGCAAGAGAAAATTTGATGTGGAAGGCTACATTGCATATATAAAGAGGATAGTCGGCGAATGCAAGAAAAGGAAAGCAGAAGCTCTCCTTAACAGCAAAGCAAAGCAACTGCACACCTAA
- the LOC121801153 gene encoding protein MAIN-LIKE 1-like, translating into MMHPNQFIWRPYLHRELPESCDAGRAIWMSVTTLICWNLAEPHLPHRVVRQFGITQPYIPDLPRFHGSDFLKQDRRGKSGRNWVQWHANYIQEWDNRHFTVWNDLVEDSIEPVATEEYMNWFRQITVVYLTKPGVHAQEGFHETASSHNFTVETLHNIRHFLSARATTGHFCPDMVTISRMVEEGLQISGEPQLMDYPPSQRSAMDVDVPIRQKVNFQI; encoded by the exons atgatgcatcctaatcag tttatttggaggccttatctccaccgggagttgccggaaagttgtgatgccgGCCGTGCTATATGGATGTCGGTAACAACGCTGATTTGTTGGAATCTGGCCgagccacacctgccacaccgagtggtgcgccaattcgggattacccaaccgtatatcccggatctcccccggttccacggttctgattttttgaaacaggatcgccgtggaaaatctggtcggaattgggttcaatggcacgccaattatatacaggagtgggacaacagGCACTTTACGGTATGGAATGATCTGGTGGAGGACAGTATTGAGCCTGTTGCAACGgaagaatatatgaattggtttcgccagatcactgtggtgtatttaaccaaacccggcgtgcatgctcaagagggattccacgaaacggcatcttctcataactttacg GTAGAGACGCTTCACAATATACGTCACTTTCTAAGTGCCCGAGCTACGACAGGACATTTTTGTCCGGATATGGtaaccatttcgaggatggttgaagaaggactgcagatatccggtgagcctcagctgatggactaccctccttcgcagcgctctgcaatggacgtggacgtacccataaggcaaaag GTAAATTTCCAGATATAG
- the LOC121800157 gene encoding deoxyribodipyrimidine photo-lyase-like isoform X2, which translates to MSSSIPPVQPGRIRILKQGSDRNSVGPVVYWMFRDQRLRDNWALIHAIHQANMLQVPLAIAFNLFHQFKGAKARHLGFMLRGLRKLHSDLLSTLEIPFFLFQGEAVDTIPDFLEESQASLLVTDFSPLREVRQWKEEICKRVTESVSIHEVDAHNVVPIWVASDKLEYAARTLRGKINKKLPEYLVDFPELTSPIKKWDSSGNSIEWEDLIVSIVRQGAEVPELEWCEPGEKAALEVLMGDKSGFLKARLKNYSSDRNNPLKPKALSGLSPYLHFGQISAQRCALEAEKVRKLYTKPHYDSLEGAWEWARKTLMDHASDKREHTYTREQLEKAQTADPLWNASQLEMVHYGKMHGFMRMYWAKKILEWTSGPEEALATSIYLNDKYQIDGRDPNGYVGCMWSICGVHDQGWRERAVFGKIRYMNYAGCKRKFDVEGYIAYIKRIVGECKKRKAEALLNSKAKQLHT; encoded by the exons ATGTCTTCCTCGATACCGCCAGTCCAGCCTGGCAGGATCCGGATCCTGAAGCAAGGGTCCGACCGGAACTCGGTCGGGCCGGTGGTGTACTGGATGTTCCGGGATCAACGGCTGAGGGACAACTGGGCTCTGATCCACGCCATCCATCAAGCTAATATGCTGCAGGTGCCCCTCGCCATTGCTTTCAACCTCTTCCATCAGTTCAAGGGCGCCAAAGCTCGCCACTTAGGGTTTATGCTCAGAGGCCTCAGGAAACTGCATTCGGATCTCCTCTCCACACTCGAAATCCCTTTTTTCTTGTTCCAG GGAGAAGCTGTTGACACAATTCCAGATTTTCTGGAAGAATCCCAGGCTTCGCTTTTGGTAACAGACTTCTCACCGTTGAGGGAGGTTAGGCAGTGGAAAGAGGAAATCTGCAAGAGGGTAACTGAGTCAGTTTCTATTCATGAAGTTGACGCGCACAATGTGGTGCCTATTTGGGTGGCATCGGACAAATTGGAATACGCTGCCAGAACTCTAAGGGGCAAGATAAACAAAAAGCTTCCTGAATATCTAGTTGATTTCCCTGAACTCACGAGTCCAATAAAAAAATGGGATTCCTCGGGTAATTCAATTGAATGGGAGGACCTCATTGTTAGTATTGTAAG GCAAGGTGCAGAAGTTCCTGAACTTGAATGGTGTGAGCCAGGTGAAAAGGCAGCTCTCGAAGTACTTATGGGGGACAAGAGTGGATTTCTGAAAGCAAGATTGAAAAACTATTCTTCGGACAGAAATAATCCGCTGAAACCCAAAGCATTATCCGGCCTCTCTCCTTATTTGCATTTTGGGCAGATATCAGCTCAGAGATGTGCATTAGAGGCAGAAAAAGTACGGAAATTATACACCAAG CCACATTATGATTCTCTAGAAGGTGCTTGGGAGTGGGCTCGCAAGACTTTAATGGACCATGCCTCTGATAAACGAGAACACACATACAC GAGAGAGCAGTTGGAGAAAGCACAAACAGCTGATCCA CTTTGGAATGCTTCTCAGTTGGAAATGGTTCATTATGGAAAGATGCATGGTTTTATGAG GATGTATTGGGCAAAAAAGATTCTTGAATGGACTAGTGGACCAGAAGAAGCACTAGCAACATCAATATACTTGAATGATAAA TATCAAATAGACGGCAGGGATCCAAATGGATACGTCGGGTGCATGTGGTCAATATGTGGAGTGCATGATCAG GGGTGGCGAGAGCGAGCAGTTTTTGGAAAAATTCGGTACATGAACTATGCCGGTTGCAAGAGAAAATTTGATGTGGAAGGCTACATTGCATATATAAAGAGGATAGTCGGCGAATGCAAGAAAAGGAAAGCAGAAGCTCTCCTTAACAGCAAAGCAAAGCAACTGCACACCTAA
- the LOC121800156 gene encoding methylsterol monooxygenase 1-1-like has translation MLPYATIDDAEAALGRSLSAAETLWFNYSATKSDYILYCHNIIFLFLIFSLFPFYYLFLEYFFSNSVAPFKIQPKVRLSFSDTLRCYKSVMRTFFLIVGPLQLVSYPSVQLIGIRTSLPLPSFSEIALQLGVYFLVEDYTNYWVHRFLHCKWGYEKIHKVHHEYTAPIGFAAPYAHWAEILILGIPSFLGPAIAPGHMITFWLWIAFRQIEAIETHSGYDFPWTPTKYIPFYGGPDYHDYHHYVGGQSQSNFASVFTYCDYIYGTDKGYRYQKKVLQQLREGLETKNEQSGLLHDQFAQSHKED, from the exons ATGTTGCCTTACGCCACCATCGACGACGCGGAGGCGGCTCTCGGCAGATCCCTCTCGGCCGCCGAGACCCTCTGGTTCAATTACTCCGCCACCAAGTCCGATTACATCCTCTACTGCCACAACatcatcttcctcttcctcatcttcTCTCTCTTCCCCTTCTACTACCTCTTCCTCGAATACTTCTTCTCCAATTCCGTCGCCCCCTTCAAAATCCAGCCCAAGGTCAGGCTCTCTTTCTCCGACACTCTCCGCTGCTACAAATCGGTAATGCGTACCTTCTTCCTTATCGTCGGCCCGCTTCAGCTCGTCTCCTATCCATCCGTTCAG CTGATAGGAATAAGAACCAGCTTGCCACTGCCTTCATTTTCAGAAATTGCCCTGCAATTGGGGGTCTATTTCCTTGTGGAGGACTACACAAACTATTGGGTCCATAGGTTTCTGCATTGCAAGTGGGGGTATGAGAAAATCCACAAGGTGCATCATGAGTACACTGCTCCCATTGGCTTTGCTGCGCCCTATGCTCACTGGGCCGAGATTTTGATCCTCGGGATCCCCTCTTTTCTAGGGCCCGCCATTGCCCCGGGCCATATGATTACATTCTGGTTATGGATTGCTTTCAGGCAGATTGAGGCTATTGAGACTCACAGTGG GTATGACTTCCCGTGGACTCCGACAAAGTATATTCCGTTTTACGGGGGCCCAGATTACCATGATTACCATCACTATGTTGGTGGACAGAGCCAAAGTAACTTTGCATCAGTATTCACCTACTGCGATTATATCTATGGCACTGACAAG GGATACCGCTACCAAAAGAAAGTTCTTCAGCAG CTACGCGAGGGGCTTGAAACCAAGAACGAGCAGAGTGGACTTTTGCACGACCAATTTGCACAAAGCCATAAAGAGGACTAG